The genomic stretch TTAAATGGAACAAAGTTCCTTGCATGAAGCTGAGGTTTTTTGTGATCTAAGCAACAATACTTACATAAGAAGCAACTGCTTTGAGGACTACTTCATTTAGGTTCTCCTTCCTTGTAcgatttttccattttctcttgtctgaaacaaaaaaaaagcatttttaaaatccaggaCAGAGTGTATCTCTTGTCTGGACCCTAAGAACATAGCATCTGAGTAAGCAGCTGAATATCTTATTCAGAGTATGGTAGGAATAGGGAATCACTTACACCAGAATATTGCTCCCGCTATTAGTAATAGTACAACCATAATCATCAAAGCAGTGGCCCACCATTGCAATCCTGTTTCTGTTGGAACATTGGAAACATTACATGAAAGTTAAGTCAAGAAATGCAATACAGCAACACACTCTAAATTTTAAACAAGATTGCATCAGATTATAAGAGCACTTCTGTTGTCTCCTAATAGTAGAAGCTACCTCTTTGTTAAAGTCTTAGCTATCATGAACTGCCCCTAAAAAGGAGTAATAGCTCCTACATCTGCACAGTGATGAAGAGAAAAGAGCAACCATGCTCCACAGGTCAGTACAGGGCCCAGAAGATATGATGCCCTTAGCTGTTAGGAATCACTATGGGCCACCATGTAGAACAGTACAATTGCAATAGCCTCTCAAAATACAGCAGATGCTAGACCATGCTAGGTCTTAAAATGCTACCTTTCATGCCGCACACAGTGTCTGAAGTTGAAGTACATTGTTTTTCAATTACACCACTTTCACATctgcagaaaacacaaacaaaaattattatgggatttgtttctttcttttataaacTCTGTCAATGGAGCAAATCAAAATCTTCTAACACTTTTTATCagctaaatatttcatatatcaAGATGTTGGAGTTTGGAATTTAATAGGTCTGAAAATAGTACGGAAAGGTATGGGGGTGGAAAAAGGTGTGGAGATGATTTTCTAGATGTAACAGTTGTTCACACAAAGACAACAGGAAAGCTCAGATACTTCATGacattttcttgaaaagtaTATACAGACTTGGTGGGTATATACAAGTTTTTTCTGCGTGCCTTTGGAAAACTGCATGGATGCAAGTTAAATTGACTGAGCTAAGTCAGCTCAACAAGCTAAGTGCAACAGAAAACGAGTATGTTTTCCCTCGGGTTACACGTTACCTTAGCCTCCGTCTTGAAACTGGCTGGAAAAAAGCTTGCTAACATATGATATTAACAATTTCATATTTAACAATGAAGGCATAAACTTACATGGTGCATGGACTACAGTGCCCACATGGTACAGAAGAATTGCAAAAATAGTTCTTTGCACAGGTGCATTCTGTGTTCTGCTCTGGGGTACAGTTCTTTGCAACCTCCAAAcctaaaataaatttcttaaaGTTTGTTAGTTTGAAAAAGTAGGCCTTAAAAAGCAGGCGTCTGCTCACAACCTCTCGTCCTCAGACTTACGTGCTTTTAGCTCTACCACACTGGTGAGGCTTACTTGTAAGAACAAGCGAAGTTTTGTAAAGAGCCCTGCTGCCGGAGTACTGGAAATGCGGAGATGGCACAGAGACCTCTGCTGGCCAAGAGCTCAAAAAACGGATCGCTGGAAGAGGACTCCTTTGGCAGCGCCAAAtgagctgctgcttccctttcAGAAGTGTAAAGCCAGAAGGAAACTCAGATCATCACGTTACACATCTCCCTGCTTGATGTCAGAGAGAAGTTCTTTACTCCCCCTGACCACAAATTTATCTCTTCTTGAGGACCTCCAATGGTAAGGAATTCCACTCTCTCTCTTAGCTAACATACTCCCTGCTTAAGTATCAGAACAAgtaacttaattttcttctatcCTCAGTGCATATGATGAAGCTATCTCCATctatggaaaattatttctgcattaaaaattacttaaagtAACTACCTACTATGAAAGCTATTTTCATAGGCATATaggaaaagaagtgaaattTTGAGTTATCACATTCAGTGCTCTGCTGTAATGGGAAAACATGTTATCTTACAAAATTTGATGAAGCTGTACTGTGAAATCAGTGCTGAAACCATTCATGGAAATACCAAACACGAATGATCCTAAGAATGGTTCTTCTGGAACTTCAGTGGTAATTTTCCTCCTGTCTAATGTTTTCTACTGACTTCAACTACAATATTGTCCATGGGACAATGTGATTAGTCAGCCCATtaccctttctttccccttcgGTTTAACCGATAGTTTCCTTTGTGGCCCTGTACAAAATGCTGAATTGTTTTGCTCTACTCCATTATCCATCCAAAAATGCTTACTATAGTAGCTAATGAGAGGAAATATTTCTATGTATATGGAGGTTTTACAGGAAGGGGAAAGCACTAAAGATTGATGTTCCAGCAGGTGATCTGAATGCAACCATACTGGAGTTGAGCTGTCTCTCTGCTCACCAAACTTGAATTTGGATATGAAGAATGCAGAACTATCATCCCCTAACTCCAGGAATACTAGAAGTACAGGACACCTGGTGGAACTGGTAGGAGATCAGTtcaatggattttaaaatatatgatgGATATTTATGCAACAGGTAGTGAATTTCTGGAACCTGGTGTCCCCCAGCAGGTTCACGCACAAAGGGCTCACAAAATGACTAGGTAGGGATGGACCTTCTAATGTCCTTTCCCACAACTGTGGATGCTGGTAGACTTTGCAGGGAACAGACCACAGAAAGTAGacatgtttgtttgtgttttttctaaatAGCATCTCTTGCCTCCACTGCTGAATGCAGAATACTGGGGTAGGTGGACTGCTGGCCTGACCTAGTAGGGCATGCCTTGTGGTCTCATAATTTGATCCTACATCCCACATGGCATCTTGCATGTATAAAAGACACCAGTCCATCAGCTCCagcaattttaaataatattattaattaCATGAAAGGCTATGAAAGAAACCACTGGGACTTCTCCCATCCCTGCTTCTTACAACACCCCTCTTCTTTTAAATAGAGCGTGAAGGAGAGAGcaagcttttcttccttaacTCTACCCAGTTTGTATAGGGTCTGCTTTGCAAGGGCCGCTGCGCAAAGACAGATACAAGGAAAAACAATGGGCCAACGTAGCTTGTTCTTCTTCCTACTTTGTGCTTGATGAAAGGGAACTGGAGGATAAACTTATGACTTTGTCATAAATTCCTTCATGTACTACCACTAAAACATTTTAACCTGCATCCTACCCACTATTCAGGGACTGTGGCGACTTTTCAGTCAGATCCTGTATCAAAAGAGTCATTGTTGGAGCTGCTATTTCTATAGACATACCTAATATGCTGTCACATGAAGAGCATCTCATACATTCCTCCAAATCATTTTCATGATGTATGTATTCCTTTCCATTCTTACATGGAACACAGTGTTTGTTAATATCTGTTGGGCAGCtgatatttttaacaaaacctGTAGAGACAGAAAAACCAGAATGAAGATTTGCAATACCTTTGGACAGAAGCCATCAGCTCTAAGACCTATGTcagactttctttttaatccctAATACTTTTTGATTTACAAATATGGACAGAATCTATATTCTTTAGGTATACATATATGCTCTTCAGGAATCTAGTATACATAAAATTTGATTATCCCCCCTCTTCCTCCAATTTAGGACTATGGAGAACACACCAAACAAAACTGTACATGCAAAATAGGAAAAACCATGAATATATAGAGTCTTGTAGGCAAAAGCCTGTGCTTGAACTGTAACCTCTTTCAAAGATGTGTATGTAATTCTTAGCTCTTTTGTGACAAGCATGTTATGCGAGAGCTACTATCTGTAATGAAAAGTTATCGGTACGCTGAGCTCAAGAAATACTTTTGAAGTGTCTGATGTCCTGTAAATAGAGAAAGATACAGCTAGAATGAAGCATCACATTCAGGAAACCACAGCATGCCACTTAGCTATCCCAGCAGAAAGCAATTGTGTAAGCTGTGGTTTCCACTCTTAATGACTTTTCGACACAGTCTTATGATACTCACCACGATTACATTTCTTGCAACACTGAACACCTGAACTGTATTCACCGTTCTGACATCTATCTTCTCTCTTAACAATGATCCTCCCTGTAATAAATTTATTGTGCACTATGTGTTTTAGAGCTTCAGTATCATTTTTGCACTGTGTTTCATTAATTAAGACAATCACCTAGGAGAGAAGAATAGCAAATTAGACAAAAAAACTGTCAAGGAACGTAGGTGTGTTTTACTACTAGTACAGCATTACATCAGTACTGTTACTTTGTTGCTAAACATACTAATATTCACCCCCTTATGAAAGTTGTTCATTACTTCGGAAGAGTTAATGGACAATGAGGACACAGATTTAATGCCATCAACCCTACCACTACAGGCACTGATCactttgaaaattaatgtttgAAAACAGGCCCATACATCTGAGTTGTAACAATTACCTCGTATGCCTAATTATAGTGCAAAGCAAAGGAACTCCCATTATTTTCTTGAAGAGCTTTCTCCGCCTCGGATCACTGTGCCTAAATCTGCCCTTTCTTagccaataataataatgtttcaTAGAGAACTTCCTTAATTCAAATGATATCTTAATTTCTTGCCACCCTACTGTTTCTTGCAAACTGAACAGTGTTAATgcatctctgaagaaaaaaaaaaaagtaatgttttaatCTCAGCCAAAAATATCTGATTTCTAAAATGATCTTGTTCTCACTTTGTTTTCcaattcaattatttttctccttagtaTATGACGCCTACATATTCCTGAAAGAAGTCTTACTCTCCcttcaaattaatttacatCCTGATCCATTTCTCTGAATGCACTGTCAGGTTAAATTGCATagtgcttgcttttttattttttttcctgttagtaGTAACTTTAGTAGCCATCGCTGTCCTGCCTCTTTTCATGACAATGAGAAAGCACTATGGACCAGAGAACAaaccactcttttttttctattttgggaGTAAGGTGGGAAAATGAGGACAGATCTGCTATAGTTTGCCTTCCTCTTGGCAATGGTTTGTGGAGAATTCTGTATATACTTTGCATGCACTAGGTATAAGAAGTCTATATAATGGAGCTATGTAATGCTTGTTGCCTGGACAAGTAGATTCCCTCCTAGAAATGTTATGCAGGACAGCCTGCCTTTACTTAGCCCAGTTTCTGCTGATAGTTTGGAGTGATTTGAACATTCtcacaatttattttacttgtgtTTTACTAACTCTCTGTGTGGAGttgtaacagaaaaaattaGGACAGTCCTTGCCTTGATGAATTTGAAGTCTTAACATCTCTACGTTCACTGTTCTTGCtcctctttaattaaaaaaatattgtttcgTATTTTACAAAAGACTTGGGGATATGCACTGTGAGAGATACtgaggaaggggggaaaatgATGTCTGGGAAGAAATGGAGCAATGCTATTGTCCTTGGCAAAATGAAAGAATAGGCCAAGCTGTGAAGGAGAGGGATGGCAGGGTACCTTTTTTGGAAAGATTAGTGGGGAATGAGGTGCAACACAAAGAAACTGCCAAATCCTCATACCAACGGTGCACTGCACGGACTATAAAAGTCCTGCCGATCACAGATCCACTCACATTTTAAATCAGCATGCAAAACACcttgagtaatttatttttaattttgtcttggATATTTGAAAGAGGTTAATTCTGAATTGTTGATTATCTTTGAACACTTTTGAATTGCAACTTAATACAAATTTGAATGTATCTGTTAATTTTAACAGCAAGGGACATGGTATATACATATTTAAGGAACTTTCCAATAATTTGAGGACTGCTTATTGTTACACtcgaggtttttttttcctgacagagGGTGATACTTAATGGCTGATTAATTCAGTCTTCATGATTTTGTGTTAAACTGCTTGGATACCAATCATAACTTTAGTTAGatgcagaaaaatctttaattatCTTAAATATGAACTGACTGAAAAATGAGTTTGGATTTCAAACTGGGCTCTCAAGTGACAGAAGTGTTATCTGTGGCTAATTAATTGAAGAAACCAATATGACCACTGTCTGCTGACTTGTACAAGTAGCCGCTTCTTTTGATCCTCTAGTCTATTCAGAGATGGGAAggtgaaaagcattttctttccttagcagccatctgtttttaaattatgtagTATTAGGAACTTGACTGAAATTAAGAAGGCCTTTCTTTGCACCTGGAGGAGAAGGTTTAGCCGCTAAAAAAGCAGTTTAGCACATGAGAAACTCTGTATATGGAAGCTCAGCCCATCACTTCCCCTGTTCAGTGCTCTgactctcttcctttgctgcccAAGCTGTGAGGGTGCTCTTTGCTAAATTCCGGTGTAATGATGTTAAAAGGTTAAAGTTAATGTAAGGCCACAACAGGAGCTGTCATCTGGATGTGCCAAATTAGcgtgctttgttttccttttgcctggGAGAACTGTCTTACTAAAAACTGGGACAGAAAGTCCAGTTGACTACTTcttagtaattattttttagagGCGTGGGTTCAGTCTGGTTTGGCTTTCCCTGAAGCAGGGTGAAGCCCCACACCTCCATCACTCCCCCGCCACATGTTGGATTGGGCCGAGCGAGGGGACGGTCACAGGACAACACTGGGGGGACGCGTTTCGTGCTGGCTCTCTGAGCTGGAGGATGGTGACACCCCGACCAGCCTGCCCGCCACGAGGCCCTGGCCAGCAGAAGGGTTCGGAAGTGAGGTGGTTGCCGGGGCAGGGAGGCCCTGAGGCAGCACAACGGATCTCTGGTGACCCCAGGAAAGCCAACAGCACCAGATGGCTTCCAACCCTGAAGGCCCGTGGCGCGGCTGGGGCACATGGTGGGCCAATGCAAATGCCGCCCGCCTGTGGGGTGAGGAAGTTGGTGGGGAAACGACCCTTTCATCTCCCCGCGCTGACGGAGGAACTGTGATTCAGCAGGGCGAGCGAAGAGCGCAGCACCGGCCGAGGCTCTGATGAAGCTGCCCCCTCGGTGGTGCTCACCTGCTGCGAGggcccagctcctcctcttcctcctcgcCCGCCCTCGCAGCCGCACCTGGCGAAGCACTGCACACATGCGGATGCTCTCTGTCCTGCTTCTCGCACCCAAACCTCCCCTTTTTAGACCAGAGAAGTCAAGCCATTTTTGGGAGGGACAAAAAAAGACCCTGGGCAACAGTAAGGAGAAGAGGGCGAGTGAAGATAACCACAGCCCTAACGCACCCACAAACCGTACCTGGGCACAGCAGAGAAACTGAACGGCACTGGTGCAGCACAGAGCACGCACAGAGAAAGAAAGCGTACAGAGAGTTGTGCAGAAAATGGGATAtaatgaaagaaggaaacatttttctaaacGACTAATACCAGTAAAACTTAGCTgagtttctttttgtgtttacTGAACGCCTGCAATCACAGTGCGTGCACAGACACAGCCTTCCCTCACGCGAACAAGTCTCTCCGCCTCTTGCTTATGCTTGTATGCAAACAAGCTATGCTGATAGAAATATAACGCTTTTTGATGGAAGCCCTCCACTGTTGCTCACGTTGAACTTCCTGGTACACTTACAAGAAGTGGGGATCACTTCTCAGAATTTGACGTTTAAGCAGAACGAAACACCTACGTTGGTTCTGCTCACAGGGACGTCTTACACCATCTTCCTGTACAAGGAATAATGAGAAGACTGTGGAGACTTTATAGCTTTCAAAGCAACACcctaatttttttcaaacttttcttcttctcctggATTTGCACCCTCTTAAAAGCAATCCATCTGCCATAGAGAAATTTTGGTATGtcttataggaaaaaaaatttaatagtCATTTAGCTTCCTGTGCACACCTTAATTGCTTTCCTTGTCACTGAGCAGCGAGTGCTGCTAGTGGAAACACTTTAGGGGCTTTCGCAGAGGCACGGGTGATAGGTGCTTTTTTGGTGATGTGTACGTTCGAACAGCAGCTGTATGTTTTCAGCTTAAAATGACTCATAGAGGCTCTACTCTACCTTTCTCATCCTAACCTAAAAAACAGTTGTCATATCTAAACTGAAGACTTAGATTGAACTGAGCAGACAATGGGAATAAAATCAATCAAGCGGGGATATCTATCCTTA from Grus americana isolate bGruAme1 chromosome 7, bGruAme1.mat, whole genome shotgun sequence encodes the following:
- the FAS gene encoding tumor necrosis factor receptor superfamily member 6, yielding MGGAWRGQGADGSRPLAAVMGRAPLSLCRKVQGRALGSSGMARALLPLLLVIVLINETQCKNDTEALKHIVHNKFITGRIIVKREDRCQNGEYSSGVQCCKKCNRGFVKNISCPTDINKHCVPCKNGKEYIHHENDLEECMRCSSCDSILGLEVAKNCTPEQNTECTCAKNYFCNSSVPCGHCSPCTICESGVIEKQCTSTSDTVCGMKETGLQWWATALMIMVVLLLIAGAIFWYKRKWKNRTRKENLNEVVLKAVASYENVPLIHRDIDLSSHVAEIVEEMTLQQVKTFVRNHKVPEPIIDQTIRDYLNDTSEQKIKLFQVWYQRHGMKGAYVNLIRSLREFKMCAAADKIEEKLKAAVSSCQEGGQSHGDDTEQSKTCTEESRKILLSVDSADLSKTCSSSFEET